A single Cottoperca gobio chromosome 5, fCotGob3.1, whole genome shotgun sequence DNA region contains:
- the rpl29 gene encoding large ribosomal subunit protein eL29 has translation MAKSKNHTTHNQSRKAHRNGIKKPTSQRYESLKGVDPKFLKNMRFAKKHNKKGMKKVQKALNTK, from the exons ATGGCCAAGTCAAAGAATCACACAACCCACAACCAGT CTCGTAAAGCCCACAGGAACGGCATCAAGAAGCCCACGTCTCAGCGTTATGAGTCACTGAAGGGT gTGGACCCTAAGTTCCTGAAGAACATGCGCTTTGCTAAGAAGCACAACAAGAAGGGCATGAAGAAGGTGCAGAAGGCACTTAACACGAAATAG